A DNA window from Ignavibacteriales bacterium contains the following coding sequences:
- a CDS encoding pirin family protein: MSKNRSVIKIFSATPTIEGAGVHLKRGFGFNEVPLFDPFLLFDHFGSNIPQNYLKGFPWHPHRGIETITYILKGKVEHGDSMGNKGIIGSGDVQWMTAGSGIIHQEMPMGDKDGWNMGFQLWANLPKTDKMMKPRYRDVKNDQIPEVVLSNNVKIKIICGEVSGTKGPVQDIVIDPEYLDITVPAKTQFTYHTKPGHKVFAYLIEGEAYFSDEMKMVNHQNLVLFKDGEQINVSTKDSPARFLLISGKPIGEPIAWYGPIVMNTQAELKIAFEEYNNGTFIK; the protein is encoded by the coding sequence ATGAGCAAGAACCGATCAGTAATAAAAATATTTTCAGCGACCCCGACTATTGAAGGCGCCGGGGTTCATTTGAAACGCGGTTTTGGTTTCAACGAGGTTCCGTTATTCGATCCTTTTTTATTATTCGATCACTTCGGTTCAAATATTCCGCAAAATTACTTAAAAGGATTTCCGTGGCATCCACACCGCGGTATAGAAACGATCACATACATTCTCAAGGGAAAAGTTGAACATGGTGACAGCATGGGGAACAAAGGAATCATCGGTTCCGGTGATGTTCAATGGATGACGGCGGGAAGCGGAATTATACATCAGGAGATGCCCATGGGTGATAAAGATGGTTGGAATATGGGATTTCAACTGTGGGCGAATCTCCCAAAAACAGATAAGATGATGAAACCACGTTACCGTGATGTTAAGAATGACCAAATTCCCGAAGTTGTTCTATCGAATAACGTCAAGATAAAAATAATCTGCGGAGAAGTATCCGGCACTAAAGGACCTGTTCAGGATATTGTGATAGATCCGGAATATCTTGATATAACCGTGCCGGCTAAAACACAATTCACGTATCATACAAAACCGGGACATAAAGTCTTTGCCTATTTGATTGAAGGTGAGGCTTATTTCTCGGATGAGATGAAAATGGTTAACCATCAAAATCTCGTCTTGTTCAAAGATGGAGAACAAATAAATGTATCAACGAAAGATAGCCCCGCCCGGTTCTTATTGATCTCCGGCAAACCTATAGGCGAGCCGATTGCCTGGTACGGACCGATTGTAATGAACACTCAAGCCGAATTGAAGATTGCGTTTGAAGAGTATAATAACGGAACGTTTATAAAATAG
- a CDS encoding ATP-binding cassette domain-containing protein — protein MLSLDHISIQFGGRTLFDDVSLTIGAHDRIGLVGSNGTGKSTLLKIIAGINQSDDGIISKARYVTVGYLPQDGVIASGKSLYKEVETAFEDIMLIQEEIEEAHQKMSIIDPATEEYADTLEIYGELQHKLEDLDAFRMKSKIERVLMGLGFVVTDFERQTEEFSGGWQMRIALAKLLLQEPSLLLLDEPTNHLDIDSLQWLEEYLRNYNGAIILVSHDRAFLDSLTTKTLALSMGKFEIYSGNYSFYETEKIIRKEQQVNAFKNQQRQLAQTERFIERFRYKATKARQVQSRVKQLDKIERIEIENDEEEIRFHFPAPQQSGVVVISLKNICKSYGELKVFEGLNFTIERGDKIAVVGVNGSGKSTFVRILSGSEPFQAGERKLGHNVILSYFGQHQAEELDLSREVIQIVDDVAVGEIRTKLRTILGSFLFHGDDVFKKVSVLSGGEKSRLALAKMLLQPANFLIMDEPTNHLDMRSKKVLQDALREYDGTYVIVSHDRAFLDPIINKVIEFSPVGIRTYLGNVSTYLSKKKEERDATSKGPQISHPESHIASKDNSLSEKERKRLEAERRNKLYKILSPYKQQIEKLEKDISSMESRKLEIEASMGNPDFYKNSDQAKKVNHEYKELQTKLEAVYSSWSEITEKISEIEQKEK, from the coding sequence TTGCTTTCATTAGACCACATATCAATCCAATTCGGTGGACGAACATTGTTCGATGATGTATCACTCACCATCGGGGCTCACGATCGGATCGGTTTGGTCGGCTCTAACGGTACGGGCAAATCAACTCTTCTCAAAATCATCGCGGGTATCAATCAATCGGATGACGGAATCATCAGTAAAGCGCGATACGTAACGGTTGGATATCTTCCGCAAGATGGCGTGATTGCTTCGGGTAAATCGCTCTACAAAGAAGTTGAGACTGCTTTTGAAGATATAATGCTCATCCAGGAAGAAATCGAAGAAGCACATCAGAAGATGAGCATCATCGATCCTGCAACCGAAGAATATGCCGATACGCTTGAAATCTACGGCGAACTTCAGCATAAGTTGGAAGACCTCGATGCATTTCGGATGAAATCAAAAATCGAGCGTGTATTAATGGGACTCGGTTTTGTAGTTACAGATTTTGAAAGACAAACCGAAGAATTCAGCGGCGGGTGGCAAATGCGGATCGCGCTGGCGAAGCTCCTTCTGCAAGAGCCATCGCTTCTTCTGCTCGATGAACCGACCAATCACCTCGATATCGATTCGCTCCAATGGCTTGAAGAATATTTACGCAATTACAATGGAGCAATTATACTTGTTTCGCACGACAGGGCATTTCTCGATTCTCTCACCACAAAAACCTTAGCTCTAAGCATGGGTAAGTTTGAGATTTACTCGGGAAATTATTCTTTTTACGAAACAGAAAAGATAATCAGAAAAGAACAACAAGTTAACGCTTTCAAAAATCAGCAGCGACAGTTAGCCCAGACAGAAAGATTCATTGAGAGATTCCGTTATAAAGCGACAAAAGCCCGTCAGGTACAAAGCCGGGTTAAACAACTCGACAAGATCGAACGGATTGAAATTGAAAACGATGAAGAAGAAATCCGCTTTCATTTTCCTGCGCCGCAGCAAAGCGGTGTGGTGGTTATAAGTTTGAAGAACATCTGCAAAAGCTATGGAGAGTTAAAAGTTTTTGAAGGTTTGAACTTTACAATTGAACGCGGAGATAAAATCGCCGTTGTCGGTGTTAACGGATCGGGGAAATCCACATTTGTCAGAATTCTCTCCGGTTCAGAACCGTTCCAAGCCGGAGAACGAAAGCTGGGACACAACGTGATACTTTCGTACTTCGGACAGCATCAGGCCGAAGAGCTCGATCTTTCCAGAGAAGTGATACAGATAGTTGATGATGTAGCGGTTGGAGAAATTCGCACGAAGTTGAGAACGATTCTCGGTTCTTTTCTTTTTCATGGTGATGATGTTTTTAAAAAAGTTTCGGTGTTATCGGGCGGTGAAAAAAGTCGGCTTGCTCTTGCGAAAATGTTATTGCAGCCGGCTAATTTTTTAATCATGGATGAACCTACGAACCATCTCGATATGCGCTCGAAAAAAGTTTTACAGGATGCGCTGCGGGAATATGACGGAACATACGTGATTGTCTCGCATGACCGCGCATTTCTCGACCCGATAATCAACAAAGTTATTGAATTTAGTCCGGTTGGAATCCGAACATACCTCGGTAATGTCTCTACCTACTTATCAAAGAAAAAAGAAGAACGCGATGCCACTTCCAAGGGACCTCAAATCTCACATCCCGAATCTCATATCGCATCAAAGGACAATTCTCTTTCGGAGAAAGAACGTAAACGCCTAGAAGCTGAACGGCGGAATAAGCTTTACAAGATTCTATCACCCTACAAACAGCAAATTGAAAAATTAGAAAAAGATATTTCGTCCATGGAATCCAGAAAACTTGAAATTGAAGCATCTATGGGAAATCCCGATTTCTATAAAAATAGCGATCAGGCAAAGAAAGTCAATCACGAGTACAAAGAATTGCAAACAAAATTGGAGGCGGTATACTCTTCGTGGAGTGAAATAACCGAAAAGATATCCGAAATCGAACAAAAAGAAAAATAA
- a CDS encoding class I SAM-dependent methyltransferase — protein MTKHLHERRFSGDADRLRRPERMALLEVELVVELSIEGLKVKNLLDVGTGTGIFAEAFTKHKIQVTGIDPNIELLEIAKSIVPEAQFQKGVAEDIPYPDDSFDIVILIHVLHETDNIFKALTEAKRVARKRVVVLEWPYLDEEQGPPIEHRLKSEEIEKNATAAGFHIEKFQLKHMDFYRLNPSH, from the coding sequence ATGACAAAGCACTTACATGAGCGCCGCTTCAGCGGTGACGCAGATCGTTTGCGCCGCCCAGAGAGAATGGCTCTGCTGGAGGTTGAGCTAGTTGTTGAACTTAGTATTGAAGGATTGAAAGTAAAAAATCTTTTAGATGTCGGAACAGGAACGGGGATATTCGCCGAAGCATTTACAAAACATAAAATTCAGGTCACCGGCATCGATCCGAACATTGAATTGCTTGAGATAGCAAAATCAATCGTGCCGGAAGCTCAATTCCAAAAAGGAGTTGCCGAAGATATTCCTTATCCGGATGATTCTTTTGATATAGTTATATTGATCCACGTCTTACACGAAACAGACAACATTTTTAAAGCACTCACCGAAGCGAAGCGCGTTGCCAGGAAAAGAGTGGTCGTTCTTGAGTGGCCCTATCTCGATGAAGAACAGGGACCACCGATTGAACATCGCCTCAAATCGGAAGAGATCGAGAAGAACGCAACCGCCGCCGGCTTTCATATAGAAAAATTCCAACTAAAGCACATGGATTTTTATCGTCTGAATCCGAGTCACTGA
- a CDS encoding Ig-like domain-containing protein, whose translation MKTIIILFVSLLPLLCFWGCTDASSPGYEDPADPAVAPRIVWAWLDSPRHYYREWDKQSSKTDTLPIGYYPGRLMIRFNKIMVGYTVLPNVSLLPSEEGFAQLYASAGFSGDGQTFEFPINGMFKVAKPYIIVVKKEVTDVTNLKLESDYRKEIIPEPEFRIINSSPAQNDTNVYQSQSIYIFFNSCIDTNTILDNITFSPPLKGKWYQSVWSRYELSFRPDSVLKSNTVYQVTISTGLRDSDGNNLRSPFLLRFRTTPFRVSSTYPFDGQQNVYPTEWISCYFTINIDTSSVKNSFTITPSTAGTFQFSYYYPSNYFYFKPSGILLSNTTYTITLSTPLKSISADTMTSPYIFSFKTIQ comes from the coding sequence ATGAAAACTATCATAATTCTATTTGTCTCTCTCCTGCCACTTTTATGCTTTTGGGGTTGTACCGATGCTTCCTCCCCGGGTTACGAAGATCCGGCTGATCCGGCTGTCGCTCCCCGAATTGTGTGGGCATGGTTAGATTCTCCACGGCATTACTACAGGGAATGGGATAAACAATCGTCAAAAACCGATACCCTGCCGATTGGATATTATCCCGGAAGACTGATGATTCGCTTCAATAAAATTATGGTCGGATATACTGTTCTTCCCAATGTTTCTTTATTACCGAGCGAAGAAGGTTTTGCTCAATTATATGCATCGGCAGGATTTTCCGGTGACGGGCAGACCTTTGAATTCCCTATCAATGGAATGTTTAAGGTTGCAAAACCGTACATCATCGTTGTTAAAAAAGAAGTGACTGACGTTACAAATTTAAAATTAGAATCCGATTATAGGAAAGAGATAATACCTGAACCGGAATTCAGGATCATCAATTCCTCTCCGGCTCAGAACGACACGAATGTTTACCAAAGCCAATCTATCTATATCTTTTTTAATTCCTGCATCGATACAAATACTATCCTGGATAATATTACATTTTCCCCACCGTTAAAAGGAAAATGGTATCAATCAGTCTGGTCGAGATACGAATTATCATTCAGACCTGACTCTGTACTCAAATCGAATACTGTTTATCAAGTTACTATTTCAACAGGTTTGAGAGACTCGGACGGCAATAACCTCCGTTCTCCCTTCCTGCTTCGATTCAGAACGACCCCTTTCAGAGTATCGAGCACATACCCATTTGATGGGCAGCAGAATGTTTATCCGACCGAATGGATCAGTTGTTATTTTACAATAAACATCGACACATCCTCGGTAAAAAACTCGTTCACAATTACACCAAGCACAGCCGGTACATTCCAATTTTCATATTACTATCCTTCAAATTATTTCTATTTCAAACCATCGGGAATATTGTTATCCAACACCACATACACCATAACTCTCTCAACGCCGCTTAAATCGATATCAGCAGATACAATGACATCACCATACATTTTTTCTTTTAAAACTATTCAATAA
- a CDS encoding T9SS type A sorting domain-containing protein — MMIILGGNLYSQQTENVVIAVIDGPRYSETFGDPTHQYIQHIWNDLRPLGTIFTSFYNDGVTQTNSGHSTILTGTWQSILNDGGELPHKPTVFEYFRKEKSAPASQTFVVLGKTKLDILSASDHAEYGSSYGATIDTTAYQYNDVYTLENVKDVITNSHPHLIITNLAGTDRAAHDGPWSNYIEKLQRADSCVNELWSFIQSDPIYKDKTTLIITNDHGRHTTNFSSHGDGCEGCRHISLLMLGPDTPINKIDSVRHTQVDIAPTVGRLLNFNTYYSTGDIITSALTIPTSYTMSVKSGWNIISLPKLTTATLKSELFPTAISSAYAYTGGYLRSDTLENGVGYWIKFPSNQNFNLNGFDIITDTIDVVEGWNLIGSPTNPISVSDISASPGIFVSQFFGYNSSYFIADTLRPGLGYWVKSNQDGQLFFNSSGTATPVSIIAGNETPPPPPSEQIPTSFALDQNYPNPFNPSTNFGFRISDQGLVTLKIFDLLGREVATLVNEVKQAGSYTVNWDASSSGRFSSGFYYYRLQSGNSVETKKLILLK, encoded by the coding sequence TTGATGATTATTTTGGGAGGGAATTTATACAGCCAGCAAACGGAAAATGTGGTGATCGCCGTGATTGATGGTCCAAGATACTCAGAAACATTTGGCGACCCAACTCATCAATATATCCAGCATATTTGGAACGATCTTCGTCCGCTGGGAACAATCTTCACCTCATTCTATAATGATGGTGTCACGCAAACCAATTCAGGACACTCCACCATTCTCACAGGTACCTGGCAATCGATCTTGAACGACGGGGGAGAACTGCCGCACAAACCGACTGTCTTCGAATATTTCAGAAAAGAAAAAAGCGCGCCGGCTTCTCAAACTTTTGTTGTGCTGGGCAAAACTAAACTTGATATCCTCTCGGCAAGCGATCACGCTGAGTACGGTTCTTCTTATGGGGCAACAATCGATACAACTGCTTATCAATACAATGATGTTTATACATTAGAAAATGTAAAGGATGTAATCACAAATTCACATCCGCACTTAATCATCACTAATCTTGCAGGCACCGACCGCGCAGCCCACGACGGTCCTTGGTCGAATTACATCGAGAAACTTCAGCGTGCAGATAGCTGTGTTAATGAGCTTTGGAGTTTTATCCAATCCGATCCAATTTATAAAGATAAAACAACATTGATCATCACCAACGATCACGGCAGACATACGACTAATTTCAGTTCTCACGGCGACGGATGCGAGGGTTGCAGGCATATCTCATTGCTCATGTTAGGACCCGATACACCGATCAATAAAATCGACTCGGTTCGACACACCCAAGTTGATATCGCTCCTACGGTAGGCAGATTGTTAAACTTCAATACTTATTATTCGACTGGGGATATAATTACATCAGCTCTAACAATTCCCACATCATACACAATGTCGGTAAAATCCGGTTGGAATATAATATCTCTTCCGAAACTAACCACCGCCACGCTGAAATCAGAATTATTCCCAACCGCCATCTCATCTGCATACGCGTACACCGGAGGTTATTTACGTAGTGATACATTAGAAAATGGCGTTGGGTATTGGATTAAATTTCCATCAAACCAAAATTTCAATTTAAACGGATTTGATATTATTACCGATACTATTGATGTTGTTGAGGGATGGAATTTGATCGGCTCGCCGACAAATCCGATATCTGTTTCTGATATCAGCGCGAGTCCGGGAATTTTTGTGAGTCAGTTCTTCGGATACAATTCATCGTACTTTATAGCCGATACATTAAGACCCGGTTTGGGTTATTGGGTCAAATCTAATCAAGATGGACAGTTATTCTTTAATTCAAGCGGAACGGCGACGCCGGTTTCAATTATCGCCGGAAACGAAACTCCACCACCTCCACCGAGTGAACAAATTCCCACATCATTCGCTCTTGATCAGAATTATCCGAATCCGTTCAATCCGTCGACCAATTTCGGATTTCGGATTTCAGATCAGGGATTAGTGACTCTGAAGATATTTGATCTGCTGGGTCGGGAAGTTGCTACTCTCGTGAATGAAGTTAAACAAGCCGGTTCGTATACCGTGAATTGGGACGCATCTTCCTCAGGCAGATTCTCAAGCGGTTTCTATTATTACCGATTGCAGTCAGGCAATTCTGTAGAGACCAAAAAATTAATTTTACTGAAATGA
- a CDS encoding DUF1801 domain-containing protein — protein sequence MKSKPKTITEYINAAPKEARAKLREMRSCIRKAAPGATESIKWGMPAFSYQRILVMFAAFKNHIGFFPTPSAVKAFEKNLSKYKSGKGSIQFPMEKPLPLSLIRKIAEFRVRESIKNDGKWKE from the coding sequence ATAAAATCAAAACCCAAAACCATAACCGAATATATTAACGCCGCTCCGAAAGAAGCGAGAGCAAAGCTACGCGAAATGCGTTCGTGCATCCGTAAAGCTGCCCCAGGCGCAACAGAAAGCATAAAATGGGGTATGCCTGCATTCTCCTATCAGAGAATATTGGTTATGTTTGCCGCATTCAAAAATCATATCGGTTTCTTCCCTACACCGTCGGCAGTGAAAGCATTTGAAAAGAATCTATCGAAATACAAGTCAGGCAAAGGATCGATACAATTTCCGATGGAGAAACCTCTGCCTCTGTCGCTCATCCGCAAAATTGCAGAGTTCCGCGTTCGAGAAAGTATAAAGAACGATGGTAAATGGAAAGAGTAG